The proteins below are encoded in one region of Triticum aestivum cultivar Chinese Spring chromosome 1B, IWGSC CS RefSeq v2.1, whole genome shotgun sequence:
- the LOC123106368 gene encoding uncharacterized protein isoform X1, translating into MCSHSGGRRRCTATPAAPEARSPQPPGSNRRRLGYSGTTGAAIAPAPRARRRIWQARVPHLRRLADAHKGTPSDWMSRMWKRIVKQSATCLNPGKYSVECPRNGKDMKVKYWRFFMWLDKYLDMVEEIWMINVLIMGNASARRVSREMQRRIDATRAENDATRAQIDATRAQIDAIRVETAALDRRIEKLAAQNAKLQVLVYFVFVILLLVLLLKLVK; encoded by the exons ATGTGCAGccactccggcgggcggcggcgttgcACGGCGACTCCAGCGGCTCCGGAGGCGCGGAGTCCCCAGCCACCAGGAAGCAACCGCAGGAGGCTCGGCTACTCGGGCACTACAGGCGCCGCTATTGCCCCAGCACCACGGGCCCGGCGGCGAATCTGGCAAGCACGTGTGCCGCACCTCCGGCGACTAG CCGACGCCCACAAAGGGACTCCCTCTGACTGGATGTCCAGAATGTGGAAGAGAATCGTGAAGCAGTCAGCGACATGTCTGAATCCGGGCAAATATTCAGTGGAATGCCCAAGGAATGGCAAGGATATGAAG GTGAAATACTGGCGTTTCTTCATGTGGCTGGACAAGTACTTGGACATGGTCGAGGAAATTTGGATGATAAATGTGCTCATCATGGGCAATGCGTCTGCTCGCCGCGTGTCACGAGAAATGCAGCGACGTATTGATGCTACGAGGGCTGAAAATGATGCTACAAGAGCTCAAATTGATGCTACAAGAGCTCAAATTGATGCTATTAGGGTTGAGACTGCAGCACTGGATCGACGTATCGAGAAGTTGGCCGCCCAAAATGCAAAGCTTCAGGTTTTAGTGTACTTTGTTTTCGTCATTCTTCTTCTAGTGTTGCTACTGAAGCTAGTGAAGTAG